The following proteins are co-located in the Clostridiales bacterium genome:
- a CDS encoding DUF2164 domain-containing protein, producing the protein MKKNQQRIKLSKETKDHMITEIKRYYLNERDEELGDLAAALFLDFIIEELAPEFYNQGVYDSCNFMKDKSEDLLTIQI; encoded by the coding sequence ATGAAGAAGAATCAACAAAGGATTAAATTATCCAAAGAAACGAAGGATCATATGATTACGGAAATAAAGCGCTATTATCTGAACGAAAGAGATGAAGAACTGGGGGATTTAGCTGCGGCCCTATTTCTTGATTTTATCATTGAGGAGCTGGCGCCTGAATTTTACAACCAGGGTGTATATGATTCCTGCAACTTCATGAAAGATAAGAGTGAGGATTTACTCACGATTCAAATCTAA
- a CDS encoding AEC family transporter — MNYFNVINEIIALILLMLLGFVCYKIKLFNKQSSQMMSTLVIKITFPLLIIVSMNREFTKELMHNSLILIGISIVAYAVILFFAEWWGRKTNKPHEKSAVLKWIFVFGNCSFMGFPVVNAIYGGVGVFYAAVFNMFYIFLMFSYGIAILQKGALKDVWKSLLNPGLIATIIGFAMFSFQLTLPYVILRPMQMVSDMTIPLALIVTGISLAQIPFRELIRPVDIWVVSFLRLILLPAAVLLILPLFHLNQYLIAIPAILLGTPAALTAGAFAMNYGLDDQLASKGVVLTNFLSVITMPIVVWAVMLAIQAG, encoded by the coding sequence ATGAACTACTTTAATGTTATCAATGAAATTATTGCACTAATTCTTCTAATGCTGCTGGGCTTTGTCTGCTATAAGATCAAGCTGTTTAACAAACAGTCTTCCCAGATGATGAGTACTCTTGTCATAAAAATTACATTTCCTTTATTGATCATCGTATCAATGAATCGAGAGTTTACAAAAGAGCTAATGCACAACAGTTTGATCCTAATCGGAATTTCCATTGTTGCTTATGCTGTTATTTTGTTTTTTGCTGAATGGTGGGGACGAAAAACCAATAAGCCTCATGAGAAGTCTGCTGTTCTAAAGTGGATTTTTGTCTTTGGAAACTGTTCCTTTATGGGATTTCCGGTGGTGAATGCAATCTATGGGGGTGTGGGCGTATTTTATGCTGCAGTCTTCAACATGTTTTATATTTTCCTAATGTTTTCTTACGGGATTGCTATTTTGCAAAAAGGGGCATTGAAAGACGTTTGGAAAAGCCTCCTGAATCCCGGTCTAATTGCAACAATCATAGGGTTTGCTATGTTTTCCTTCCAGTTGACGCTGCCTTATGTGATTCTGAGGCCTATGCAGATGGTCAGTGATATGACGATTCCGCTGGCACTAATCGTTACCGGAATCAGTCTTGCTCAGATTCCTTTTCGAGAGCTTATTCGGCCTGTTGACATTTGGGTCGTCAGTTTCCTGAGGCTGATCCTGCTGCCTGCTGCGGTGCTGCTCATTCTTCCGCTGTTTCATTTAAATCAGTATTTGATTGCGATCCCGGCAATCCTGCTGGGTACACCAGCTGCTTTGACGGCGGGAGCATTTGCGATGAACTACGGGCTTGATGATCAACTTGCCAGCAAGGGTGTAGTGCTGACCAATTTTCTGTCCGTCATTACGATGCCCATTGTAGTCTGGGCTGTCATGCTGGCAATACAGGCCGGATAA
- a CDS encoding sigma-70 family RNA polymerase sigma factor — protein sequence MFETEDIYQEYAQIIYKYLMSLCSDANLAEELTQETVFQAIKSSKRYDGSCKISTWLCQIAKHLWYQELDRRKRKGTVLLEDHFVSDDLTPEEQTGLSMEKMELFKAVHVLDVTSKEVILLRITGAFSFREIGEIFEKNENWARVTFYRAKQRIVKGHKK from the coding sequence ATGTTTGAAACAGAGGATATCTATCAGGAATACGCCCAAATCATTTATAAATATCTCATGAGTCTTTGCAGTGACGCGAACCTTGCAGAGGAGCTTACCCAAGAAACCGTTTTTCAGGCGATAAAGTCATCCAAAAGGTATGATGGCAGCTGCAAGATTTCAACGTGGCTCTGTCAGATTGCAAAACATCTGTGGTATCAGGAGCTGGATCGGAGGAAACGAAAAGGGACAGTGCTTTTGGAGGATCATTTCGTTTCAGATGACCTGACACCTGAAGAGCAAACAGGACTTTCAATGGAGAAAATGGAACTCTTCAAAGCAGTTCACGTTTTGGATGTGACATCAAAGGAGGTCATTTTACTTCGCATTACAGGAGCGTTTAGCTTCCGTGAAATCGGAGAAATATTTGAAAAAAATGAAAACTGGGCGAGAGTCACTTTTTATCGTGCAAAACAGAGAATTGTGAAAGGACATAAAAAATGA
- a CDS encoding DUF4397 domain-containing protein: protein MYSNTNDDYGMQFHRTPTTGYIRVLHAVPDAPNVDVYANDDLIAADLAFGESTDYIAAAPGDYIITVYAAGTQENPVLSNTLTLEENANATVAAIGTMDNLQLLAIPDSDLVMEAGTPMVRFVHLSPNAPAVDVTLPTGRLLFSDVAFTQRTPYIPAPPRTYTLQVRVAGSPDVVLTVPDVTFEPSMMYTIYAIGLAGDEPELQALMLTDR, encoded by the coding sequence ATGTATTCTAACACAAACGACGACTATGGGATGCAATTCCACAGAACGCCCACAACGGGTTATATCCGCGTTCTGCATGCAGTTCCCGATGCTCCCAATGTAGATGTGTATGCCAATGATGATCTGATCGCAGCCGATCTGGCTTTTGGTGAAAGCACGGATTATATTGCTGCGGCTCCTGGGGATTACATCATAACCGTCTATGCTGCGGGCACACAAGAAAATCCTGTATTGAGCAACACGCTCACTTTGGAAGAGAATGCAAACGCAACAGTTGCTGCCATTGGAACCATGGACAATTTGCAGCTTCTGGCCATTCCTGATTCGGATTTGGTTATGGAAGCAGGCACCCCAATGGTTCGATTCGTACACCTTTCTCCCAACGCACCGGCTGTTGATGTGACACTCCCCACCGGGAGGCTGCTTTTCAGTGACGTGGCATTTACACAACGAACCCCCTATATTCCGGCTCCACCCAGAACATATACGCTTCAAGTCAGAGTTGCCGGAAGCCCTGATGTCGTACTTACTGTACCGGATGTGACCTTTGAGCCGAGCATGATGTATACCATTTATGCCATCGGTCTTGCAGGGGATGAACCTGAACTTCAGGCTCTGATGCTGACTGACAGATAG
- a CDS encoding APC family permease → MIEKLRKIILGKPLKTSDLHGEKLGILWGLPILSSDAISSVAYAGQEMLLVLIPMIGVAAYGKMSLLSGCIIGLLLVLMLSYRQTIDSYPNGGGAFMVSKENLGNTAGMVAGAALAADYILTVAVSVSSGVEQITSAFGGLQPYRVMIASALVILLMIGNLRGIRESSKVFGVPAYAFILGILILIIGGAIKLQNGYIPKEPNFEKPLGAISLLIMLKAFASGCTALTGVEAVSNAVPNFKDPSTKYAKTVLLILSMIILLLFGGTSVIANYYHVIPSEEGAMLILIAEEIFGHNFFFYYITTTTFVILILAANTAYTGFPMLIAVMAKEKYAPQQLSMRGDKLSYDNGILLLSAVSALLIIGFQANVTSLIGLYAVGVFISFTLSQSGMFIKWRRERSKNWHFKAAINGFGALLTATVVVIISIAKFEEGSWIILILIPILVFLQMKVYVHYVAVKEQLKIKGSEYETADLSKLEYHNKIIVPIESVNVASVRALRYAKTICEEVTAFTVVMSEEEGKIILEKYNKLNTDIPLVIKLSPYRKVVEPLIRFIESAEYDHTPGDMITVLLSSFVVRKWWHALLHGNTRKYIEKKLLKHKHIVVSNMPLQLKDDHYFQKHLASKR, encoded by the coding sequence ATGATAGAAAAATTAAGAAAGATTATCTTGGGAAAACCATTGAAAACATCTGATTTACACGGTGAAAAGCTAGGGATCCTTTGGGGACTTCCCATTCTCTCCTCGGACGCCATCTCTTCTGTTGCTTATGCCGGACAGGAGATGCTTCTCGTGTTGATTCCCATGATAGGGGTGGCTGCTTACGGAAAAATGTCACTCTTATCAGGCTGTATCATCGGCCTTTTATTGGTTTTGATGCTCTCCTACAGACAGACCATTGACAGTTACCCCAATGGAGGCGGTGCCTTTATGGTTTCCAAGGAAAATTTAGGAAATACAGCCGGAATGGTAGCCGGTGCCGCCTTGGCAGCGGACTACATCTTAACGGTGGCAGTCAGCGTTTCATCTGGCGTTGAGCAGATTACTTCCGCTTTCGGAGGGCTTCAGCCTTACCGTGTGATGATTGCGTCAGCACTGGTCATCCTACTGATGATCGGGAATCTGCGCGGCATCCGAGAATCTTCCAAAGTATTTGGAGTTCCAGCGTATGCCTTTATTTTAGGCATTCTAATTCTGATCATCGGAGGTGCCATCAAACTGCAGAACGGATATATTCCCAAAGAACCAAATTTTGAAAAACCCCTGGGAGCCATAAGTCTGCTGATCATGCTGAAAGCATTTGCCAGTGGTTGTACCGCTCTCACGGGAGTGGAAGCAGTGAGCAACGCAGTGCCCAACTTTAAAGATCCATCCACAAAATATGCTAAGACTGTATTGCTCATCCTATCAATGATCATTTTACTGCTGTTTGGAGGAACTTCGGTTATTGCCAATTATTATCACGTGATCCCCAGTGAGGAAGGGGCTATGTTGATCCTCATCGCAGAAGAGATTTTCGGTCACAATTTTTTCTTTTACTACATCACCACTACCACCTTTGTGATTTTGATCCTGGCTGCAAATACAGCTTATACAGGGTTCCCCATGTTAATCGCTGTCATGGCAAAAGAAAAATACGCACCGCAGCAGCTTAGCATGAGAGGTGACAAGCTCAGCTATGATAACGGCATACTGCTCCTTTCTGCAGTCTCAGCACTGCTGATTATAGGCTTTCAAGCAAACGTGACTTCATTGATTGGCCTGTACGCCGTAGGCGTTTTTATCTCCTTCACGTTGTCCCAAAGCGGGATGTTTATAAAATGGAGACGAGAGCGAAGCAAGAATTGGCACTTCAAAGCTGCAATTAACGGATTCGGTGCCCTGCTCACTGCAACGGTTGTGGTGATTATTTCCATTGCAAAATTTGAGGAAGGTTCCTGGATCATCCTCATTCTCATACCCATCCTGGTATTTCTTCAAATGAAAGTTTACGTACACTATGTTGCAGTGAAAGAACAACTTAAGATCAAGGGAAGCGAATACGAAACCGCCGATCTATCAAAGCTGGAATATCATAACAAGATCATTGTCCCCATCGAAAGTGTCAATGTTGCCAGTGTGCGCGCGCTGAGATATGCGAAAACGATCTGCGAGGAGGTAACTGCATTTACCGTGGTGATGAGCGAGGAGGAAGGAAAAATAATCCTGGAGAAGTACAACAAGCTGAACACTGACATCCCACTGGTTATTAAACTCTCGCCCTACAGAAAAGTGGTTGAACCTCTGATTCGCTTCATTGAATCTGCTGAGTACGACCATACCCCCGGTGATATGATTACGGTGCTGCTTTCAAGTTTTGTCGTGAGAAAATGGTGGCATGCACTGCTTCATGGAAATACACGAAAGTATATTGAAAAAAAATTGCTGAAGCATAAGCATATCGTTGTTAGCAATATGCCGCTTCAGCTGAAGGATGATCATTACTTTCAGAAGCATCTAGCCAGCAAAAGGTAG
- a CDS encoding sensor histidine kinase KdpD — protein sequence MDWEKKQNPIGVRKKGRLKIFLGYAAGVGKTYSMLDNGTEKLKSGVDTVVGFVDQGSGQETLSLLERLPILPLKSISHGKLQRREFDVDAALERKPELILVDDLAYTNPPEMRNLKRYQDIEELLNAGIDVYTTLNIQNIEGLSSIVQSIIKVSPGKTIPDYIFDQADMIETIDFAPEELMKRLEEGKISRHAKSGNTMKYIFTKENLRLLRELTMRKAADRLSNDNQRGVPTRDSLVRTKFLVVISDGVPSPNSIRWTAKAADVFHASWTTVHVDSLRRNHENEVQDQLDLAKKLGSETVRLNGHDAAAVIAEYARVSGISNIVIGKVRNQRSIKRLFERELEDELFALLPNVELHIIPESFPMKHRKLRKLKLTENIVLSWGDTMKTLGILALATLLSKGINTFIYDDQNVITVYILSVMIISRITNGYFYGMTASFLSVLLFNFFFTIPYYTFAALQPEYPVTFMIMFIAAFLISTLTMQIKTQVKISAEREHRTKLLYEINKKLLQTRGLESIVKLTSEYITQIFDRAVVIYTEDPVNPASGYYMESSTDPYTAQLRREEEREAAHWVYLNKKKAGAGTETLMNAGAHYMPILSQGKPLGVVGISCANGKLDQNSIMLLRMLVSQVAMALERQFLSDEQRRILLDSETEKMRSNLLRAISHDIRTPLTGILGASSVILEAGETLDQVTHDQLLSNIKEDSQWLIRMVENLLSVTRINEGTMNVAKSPEAVEEIAAEAVSHVRKRISDRKITVKVPDELLMVPMDGMLIEQVLINLLENAIKYSSVETTVELEVFSKGQFAVFEVRDFGKGISEGDLGNLFVTRLPDNGHSTDSSRGMGIGLSICRSIIKAHGGKMEAANREAGGAVFRFLLPLEGAQDES from the coding sequence ATGGATTGGGAGAAGAAACAGAACCCCATAGGGGTCAGAAAAAAAGGGAGACTGAAAATATTCCTCGGATATGCTGCTGGCGTGGGGAAAACCTACTCAATGCTTGACAATGGAACTGAGAAGCTGAAGAGCGGTGTTGATACTGTCGTGGGCTTCGTTGACCAGGGATCAGGCCAGGAAACCCTCAGCCTTCTTGAAAGGTTACCGATTCTTCCTTTAAAGAGCATTTCACACGGCAAATTGCAGCGCAGGGAGTTTGACGTGGATGCAGCGCTGGAACGAAAACCAGAGTTGATACTGGTTGATGATCTGGCTTATACAAACCCGCCTGAAATGAGAAATCTGAAACGGTATCAGGACATTGAAGAACTCCTGAATGCAGGTATCGATGTCTACACGACGTTGAATATACAGAATATAGAAGGCTTGAGCAGTATTGTTCAGAGTATCATTAAGGTCAGCCCCGGGAAAACCATTCCTGATTATATTTTTGATCAGGCTGATATGATTGAAACCATTGATTTTGCACCAGAGGAATTAATGAAGCGGTTGGAGGAAGGCAAAATCTCCCGCCATGCTAAATCTGGAAATACGATGAAATATATTTTCACGAAAGAAAATCTGCGCCTCCTGAGAGAGCTTACCATGCGAAAGGCTGCAGACCGGCTCAGCAATGATAATCAGAGAGGTGTACCGACGAGGGATTCTCTTGTCAGAACAAAGTTTCTGGTTGTGATAAGTGATGGGGTGCCTTCGCCCAATTCAATCCGGTGGACAGCAAAGGCAGCAGACGTTTTTCATGCATCATGGACGACTGTTCATGTAGATTCTCTGAGAAGAAATCATGAAAATGAGGTGCAGGATCAGCTCGATCTTGCCAAAAAACTTGGCTCCGAAACAGTAAGGCTGAACGGGCACGACGCTGCTGCTGTCATAGCAGAGTATGCAAGGGTTTCTGGGATCTCAAACATCGTGATTGGAAAGGTCAGAAATCAAAGAAGCATAAAGAGACTGTTTGAAAGAGAGCTGGAGGATGAACTTTTTGCTCTGCTGCCCAATGTGGAACTTCATATCATACCGGAAAGTTTTCCGATGAAGCATCGAAAGCTGAGAAAACTAAAGCTTACGGAAAATATTGTATTGTCATGGGGTGATACCATGAAAACATTGGGTATATTGGCCCTTGCAACACTGCTTTCCAAGGGTATTAACACTTTTATCTATGATGATCAGAATGTTATTACCGTATACATTTTATCTGTGATGATTATCTCCAGAATCACAAACGGGTACTTTTACGGTATGACAGCTTCATTTCTGAGCGTCCTGCTGTTTAATTTCTTTTTTACCATACCCTATTATACGTTTGCAGCGCTTCAGCCTGAATATCCAGTTACGTTCATGATTATGTTCATTGCAGCATTTCTGATTAGTACGCTAACAATGCAAATTAAGACACAGGTGAAGATCTCCGCGGAACGGGAGCATCGAACAAAGCTTCTTTATGAAATAAACAAGAAACTGCTGCAGACAAGAGGACTGGAAAGCATCGTGAAATTGACAAGTGAATACATTACTCAGATTTTCGATCGTGCCGTAGTAATTTATACAGAGGATCCTGTGAATCCAGCATCGGGGTATTACATGGAATCATCGACAGACCCGTATACTGCACAATTGCGGCGAGAGGAAGAACGAGAAGCTGCCCATTGGGTTTATCTCAATAAGAAGAAAGCAGGAGCCGGAACGGAAACACTGATGAATGCAGGGGCGCACTATATGCCGATCCTCTCACAGGGCAAGCCCCTTGGTGTTGTCGGAATATCCTGCGCAAACGGGAAGCTGGATCAGAACAGTATTATGCTTTTAAGAATGCTTGTATCCCAGGTAGCCATGGCTCTTGAGAGACAATTTCTATCTGACGAACAAAGGCGAATCCTTTTAGATTCGGAAACAGAAAAGATGAGAAGTAACCTGCTGCGGGCAATTTCGCATGACATCCGGACGCCGCTCACCGGAATTTTGGGCGCATCCTCCGTCATATTAGAAGCAGGGGAAACTCTGGATCAAGTAACCCATGACCAGCTCCTTTCCAATATAAAAGAGGATTCGCAATGGTTGATCCGTATGGTGGAGAATCTTCTTTCTGTCACGAGAATTAACGAAGGAACGATGAATGTTGCTAAATCGCCGGAGGCTGTAGAAGAAATAGCAGCAGAAGCGGTCAGCCATGTAAGGAAACGCATTTCAGATCGGAAAATAACAGTAAAAGTTCCCGATGAACTGTTGATGGTACCTATGGATGGGATGTTGATTGAGCAGGTATTGATCAATCTTTTGGAAAACGCGATTAAGTATTCTTCGGTGGAAACCACCGTTGAACTGGAGGTCTTCTCCAAAGGCCAGTTTGCTGTATTTGAGGTTCGGGATTTTGGTAAGGGCATCTCTGAAGGTGATCTCGGTAATTTATTTGTTACAAGGCTGCCAGACAATGGACACAGTACTGATTCTTCAAGGGGAATGGGAATTGGTTTATCCATCTGCAGATCCATTATAAAAGCCCACGGAGGTAAAATGGAAGCAGCCAACAGAGAGGCTGGGGGGGCAGTGTTCCGTTTTCTTCTGCCCTTGGAGGGAGCACAAGATGAATCATAA
- a CDS encoding response regulator transcription factor, with protein MNHNPLILIVEDDASICNFIAAVLSANQYHLIKAETGKTAVSLAASHCPDLILLDLGLPDMDGIDVLKSLREWSGIPIIIVSARGHEREKVEALDLGADDYITKPFGTSELLARIRTALRHSQKPFTGASRRDRISLGELEIDIEKRLVTMKGREVHLTPIEYRIILLLSQNMGKVLTYDNIIREIWGPYTNEIQTLRVNMANIRRKLEENPAEPKYIVTEVGVGYRMVEEV; from the coding sequence ATGAATCATAATCCTTTGATCTTAATCGTTGAGGACGATGCGTCCATCTGCAACTTCATAGCAGCTGTATTGTCAGCAAATCAATACCATCTAATCAAGGCTGAAACGGGAAAAACCGCGGTCTCACTGGCTGCTTCCCATTGTCCTGACCTGATTTTGCTTGATCTTGGACTGCCAGATATGGACGGAATTGACGTCTTAAAAAGCCTTCGGGAATGGTCCGGCATCCCCATTATTATCGTATCTGCCAGAGGACATGAAAGGGAGAAAGTCGAGGCACTGGATCTGGGCGCTGATGACTATATCACAAAGCCCTTCGGCACTTCAGAGTTGCTGGCTCGAATCAGAACGGCACTGCGCCACAGCCAAAAACCATTTACAGGAGCATCACGAAGAGATAGAATATCATTAGGTGAACTCGAAATCGATATCGAAAAGAGACTTGTTACAATGAAAGGCAGAGAGGTACACCTGACTCCCATCGAATATCGGATCATACTGCTGCTCTCTCAAAATATGGGGAAAGTACTGACCTATGACAATATCATCAGAGAAATCTGGGGACCATATACCAATGAAATCCAAACCCTACGGGTGAATATGGCCAACATCAGAAGAAAGCTGGAAGAAAACCCAGCTGAACCGAAATATATTGTAACCGAGGTCGGAGTGGGGTATCGGATGGTAGAGGAAGTCTGA
- a CDS encoding cell wall-binding protein translates to MKKEWKGFLCGVLATSLIFGMSFTVFAETAGKAITVAYRNIKIYVDGAEVETTDVKGNPTEAFLYNGTTYLPVRGLAAALGKDIAWDGNSNRVYIGWIPETMRPVVTVSTAEEFLKEIGSNKKIVLKPGVYNLSAADEGRGLMISNINNLTIEGAESGKTEFVVDSRYAQVMNFINCKGITIKNIKAGHTPSEYECDAGVLLFDGCSDISVSNSELYGCGSIGVTLQNTNGFYGYDLDINHCSLRAIEIHDSQNVLFQDSLIRDHEAYSNIVYIARSESVTFRNSAFKNNNNFLWSFFELSESADVLIEDCRFEDNSRKTDPDWENVSFFNVGEDMTGAGSSLTVRNTIMKGNKSDLLTSNKKAVTFENCTMSNNTWK, encoded by the coding sequence ATGAAAAAAGAATGGAAAGGGTTTCTTTGCGGTGTGCTGGCCACATCGCTTATTTTTGGTATGTCTTTCACGGTATTTGCCGAAACAGCAGGCAAGGCAATAACCGTCGCTTACCGCAATATCAAGATTTATGTGGATGGTGCCGAGGTTGAAACCACAGATGTCAAGGGAAATCCAACGGAAGCGTTCCTCTACAATGGAACAACGTACTTGCCGGTCAGAGGTTTGGCTGCGGCATTAGGGAAGGATATTGCATGGGATGGAAACAGCAATCGGGTTTATATCGGATGGATCCCAGAAACGATGAGACCTGTTGTTACGGTTAGCACTGCGGAAGAATTCCTCAAGGAGATCGGTTCCAATAAAAAGATTGTATTAAAGCCGGGGGTTTACAATCTTTCAGCTGCAGATGAGGGAAGGGGTCTGATGATTTCAAATATCAATAATCTTACGATTGAGGGGGCGGAGTCCGGTAAGACGGAATTTGTTGTAGACTCTCGGTATGCCCAGGTGATGAATTTTATAAATTGCAAAGGCATTACAATTAAGAATATCAAAGCAGGTCATACACCGTCAGAATATGAATGCGATGCTGGGGTGCTGCTCTTTGACGGCTGCAGTGACATTTCTGTGAGCAATTCAGAGCTTTACGGCTGCGGCAGCATTGGGGTAACATTGCAGAACACCAACGGCTTCTACGGATACGATCTGGATATTAACCATTGTTCACTGAGAGCAATTGAAATCCATGATTCCCAAAATGTTTTGTTTCAAGATTCCCTGATCCGGGATCATGAAGCTTACAGCAATATTGTCTACATTGCACGATCGGAAAGCGTTACGTTTCGGAACAGTGCGTTCAAGAATAATAACAATTTCCTCTGGAGCTTCTTTGAATTATCTGAGAGCGCAGATGTGTTAATAGAAGATTGCCGCTTTGAAGATAATTCCAGAAAAACTGACCCCGATTGGGAAAATGTAAGCTTTTTTAATGTGGGGGAAGATATGACAGGAGCCGGCAGTTCGCTTACCGTACGAAATACGATCATGAAAGGAAACAAAAGCGATTTGCTCACGAGCAATAAAAAGGCTGTTACATTTGAAAATTGTACGATGAGCAATAACACTTGGAAATAG
- a CDS encoding DUF1697 domain-containing protein, which produces MRYIALLRGINVGGNNKVAMKDLKACFERMGFSNVITYINSGNVLFSGEKQVMTELILFCEETLKNEFGFPIRTMVICEDDFQVAMAHAPDWWGDEPEVKHNVLFVIPPATGEGIVKEIGAIKPEYEKVGFYGALIFWSAPVKTFSRTRWSKIVGTRAYQDVTIRNSNTAKKLLELLQGD; this is translated from the coding sequence ATGAGGTATATTGCATTGCTGAGGGGCATCAATGTAGGCGGCAATAATAAAGTTGCTATGAAAGATCTGAAAGCTTGTTTTGAACGCATGGGGTTTTCAAATGTGATAACCTATATCAATAGCGGAAACGTTCTTTTCAGTGGTGAAAAGCAAGTGATGACAGAGCTGATTTTGTTCTGTGAGGAAACCCTGAAGAATGAGTTTGGATTTCCCATCAGAACCATGGTAATTTGCGAAGACGACTTTCAGGTGGCCATGGCCCATGCCCCCGATTGGTGGGGTGATGAACCGGAAGTGAAACATAACGTACTCTTCGTTATACCACCTGCTACCGGGGAAGGCATCGTGAAAGAGATCGGAGCAATTAAACCAGAGTATGAAAAGGTTGGCTTCTATGGAGCTCTGATTTTCTGGTCAGCGCCTGTCAAAACCTTTTCCCGAACAAGATGGTCAAAGATTGTAGGCACCCGTGCTTATCAGGATGTGACCATCAGAAATTCCAATACAGCTAAAAAATTGTTGGAACTCTTACAAGGTGACTGA
- a CDS encoding cupin domain-containing protein: MAVIIKHNELEYAAKESAISEFALLTGKKQSGAEKHMKYDIRMLEAGRFSFPYHFHRNSEELFVILSGCAVLRTPTEFFEVHEGDVIFFEMGPDGAHQLYNHTAEPCRYLDLRTVSGLDVCEYPDSGKINILPEQEVYQTGDQVDYYQGEAQVRDKWPESVLEKSR, from the coding sequence ATGGCAGTGATTATAAAGCATAATGAGCTTGAGTATGCGGCGAAAGAATCTGCAATTTCCGAATTTGCTCTACTGACTGGAAAGAAACAATCTGGAGCGGAAAAGCATATGAAATATGATATTCGCATGCTTGAAGCCGGGAGGTTCTCCTTTCCCTATCACTTTCATCGCAATTCAGAAGAACTCTTTGTAATACTTTCAGGGTGTGCTGTGCTGCGAACTCCCACGGAGTTTTTTGAAGTGCATGAGGGTGATGTGATATTTTTTGAGATGGGACCGGATGGAGCGCATCAGCTGTATAATCACACAGCTGAGCCATGTCGATATCTTGACCTGCGTACTGTTTCCGGTCTAGACGTTTGCGAATATCCGGATTCCGGAAAAATCAATATCTTGCCGGAACAGGAGGTTTATCAGACCGGAGATCAAGTTGACTACTATCAGGGAGAAGCGCAGGTCCGCGATAAATGGCCGGAGTCCGTTCTGGAAAAGTCGCGGTAA
- a CDS encoding DUF2089 domain-containing protein has protein sequence MSYKVIGKCPVCSSKLKAIKLKCNQCGTAIENEFELSKFEYLSAEQLNFMEIFVMCRGNIKDVERELGISYPTVRSKLDEVIGALGYPVSKKPAVNQNEIIDLLEKGEITADAALAMMKENKY, from the coding sequence ATGTCCTACAAAGTTATCGGAAAATGCCCTGTTTGCAGTTCTAAGCTAAAAGCGATCAAACTGAAATGCAATCAATGCGGTACTGCCATAGAAAATGAATTTGAACTTTCCAAGTTTGAATATCTCAGTGCGGAGCAGCTGAACTTCATGGAAATCTTTGTGATGTGCAGAGGGAATATCAAGGATGTGGAGCGTGAGCTTGGAATATCTTATCCGACGGTTCGGTCAAAACTGGATGAAGTGATCGGCGCATTGGGCTATCCGGTTTCGAAAAAGCCTGCCGTCAATCAGAATGAAATTATTGATCTGCTGGAAAAGGGAGAAATAACAGCGGATGCGGCGCTAGCGATGATGAAAGAAAACAAATATTAA
- a CDS encoding sigma-70 family RNA polymerase sigma factor, which translates to MSRKELFENYITENIDSIYRFAYTITKDQGDAEDVVNESVIKALKALGSLKKTEYLGTWFYRIVVNTAMTYLKKRSRIVYLDPKDMEELKDQGEPYADLNFEEMIKRLDTKYKSIIVLRYFEGMALTDIAYVLNENLNTVKTRLYKALQLLRSDMGGSL; encoded by the coding sequence ATGTCAAGAAAAGAGCTGTTTGAGAACTACATAACGGAAAACATTGACAGCATATATCGGTTTGCTTATACGATCACAAAGGATCAGGGGGATGCCGAGGACGTGGTAAATGAGAGTGTCATCAAAGCGCTGAAAGCGCTAGGTTCACTGAAAAAAACTGAGTATTTAGGAACATGGTTTTATCGGATTGTCGTGAATACCGCAATGACCTATCTTAAGAAACGGAGCAGAATTGTCTATCTGGATCCAAAGGATATGGAAGAGCTGAAGGATCAGGGAGAACCATATGCTGATTTGAATTTTGAGGAAATGATCAAAAGGTTGGATACAAAATATAAGAGCATTATCGTACTTCGGTATTTTGAAGGTATGGCTCTCACTGACATCGCCTACGTTTTGAATGAAAACCTAAATACGGTGAAAACCAGATTATATAAGGCTTTACAGTTGCTTCGCAGTGATATGGGGGGATCGTTATGA